In Planctomycetota bacterium, the sequence ACAAGCATGCCCCCGACTCCGACGACGAAGAGGCCGTCGCCGGCTTCGAGACCGCCCACCGAATGCTCGTTTCGCCGCTCGAACGCAAGGCCGAGCGGATTCAGATCGTCCAGATCGCCCCGCGCCCGGCGACGGCCGAGACACCCGAGCAGCAGCGGTACGGCACGAAGATGACCGTCGACGGTGTCGACCACGCCGGCTCCGCCTTCGACGCCGGGTCGTCCGTCGAGGCGATCGCGTACCTGAAGGCACTGGCCGGGCTCGACACCAGCGAGCACCGCAAGGTCCAGAAGGGCAAGTTCAAAGGCCGAACCAGCGACACGCACTTCGAGCTCGAGCTCATCACGCGTGGCACGCGGCACGGCGAAACCGCGACCATCGAGGTCAACCCCGGCGACCGCTACAAGACCAAGGCCACGGCCCTTGGCATGACGTCCACCCAGCGGGAAAAGCTGGACGAGTTCGTCCGCGGCGGCGAGGGCGGCCTCGTCCTGGCGGTCGCACCAGAGGGTGGCGGGCTCGACTCGATCATGTACGGCCTGCTGCAGGAGCACGACGCCTTCACCCAGCACATCGTCACCGCCGAACGCTCGATCCTCCGCGAGATGGAGGGCATCGCCCAGACGGCCGTCGGCGAGAAGCCAGACGAGCACGCAAGCCAGTACTCGTGGCTGGCCGACCAGCAGCCCGACGTCATGGTCGCCAGCAAGCCAGCCGGCAAGCAGGCGGCGCACGAGCTACTCCGACTGGTCGCCGAGGAAGGCAAGTACGTCTACGTCGGCATCCGCGCCTCCGACGTCGCCAGCGGCGTGGCGGCGTGGATCAAACAGGTCGGCGACGCCAAGCAAGCGATGAGGCCTGTCAAGATGGTCCTCGCCGGCCGGGTCATGCGGAAGCTGTGCGACGCCTGCAAGGTGCCGTACGAGCCGAGCGAACAGGCGCTGGCCAAGATGGGCGTGCCCAAGGGCAAGGTCCGCGAGCTCTTCAAGGCGCGCACCGAGCCGATGGTCGACCAACGCGGCAACGCGGTCATCTGTCCCTTCTGCGGCGGGCTGGGCTATCGCGGTCGCATCGGTGCGTTCGAGATGCTCGTCGTGGACGACGACGGCCGGTCCAAGCTCGCCAAGGACCCGTCGCCGTCGACCGTCCGCAACCTGCTCCGCAACGTCCGCATGTCGACGCTCAACGACGCGGCCGTCCGACACGTGATCGCCGGCAAGACCGACCTGTCCGAGGTCCGCCGCGTCCTTTCCAACGACGCCCCCGCCCGTCCCGCCGCCAAGGCCTCCGCCTGAGCTTCAACCAAGTCGCGTCATGATTCTCAGCATCATCTGCATCGTCCTGCTCGGCCTGGTTGCGTTCTTCCACTACACGCAAGGGCTCTTCAGCTCCACGGTCTCGGCCGCGTGCGCGGCGATCGCGCTCTTTGTCGCCTTCGGCTACCACGAGACGGTCGCCCTCACCGTCGGCCCCGAGACGCTCGGCTCGTACGGCATGCCGCTGTCGCTGGCAGCGCTGTTCGGTGTGACGTACATGGTGCTCCGGACCGTCCTGGACAACTTCCTGCCCAAGAACGTCCGCTACCCCGTCGTCTTCGACAAGGTCGGCGCAGCCGTGGCGGGGCTGTTCGTCGGCGTGATTGCGTCGG encodes:
- a CDS encoding ATPase, T2SS/T4P/T4SS family; translation: MPLPALDFTLSLVPVAQAVDPSTFGPFTAWWKIAILLLLLVVWLRTMQWFDKDAPAARLPRETINVGEWALLVIALASVFFVPTFVVAAGVFVALLLVGIGGYLVWRNTTVGLEDIPEQIGEFFKDLFTFKKGEKVKEKEKEAAIASGNVTLTDKRGDKHAPDSDDEEAVAGFETAHRMLVSPLERKAERIQIVQIAPRPATAETPEQQRYGTKMTVDGVDHAGSAFDAGSSVEAIAYLKALAGLDTSEHRKVQKGKFKGRTSDTHFELELITRGTRHGETATIEVNPGDRYKTKATALGMTSTQREKLDEFVRGGEGGLVLAVAPEGGGLDSIMYGLLQEHDAFTQHIVTAERSILREMEGIAQTAVGEKPDEHASQYSWLADQQPDVMVASKPAGKQAAHELLRLVAEEGKYVYVGIRASDVASGVAAWIKQVGDAKQAMRPVKMVLAGRVMRKLCDACKVPYEPSEQALAKMGVPKGKVRELFKARTEPMVDQRGNAVICPFCGGLGYRGRIGAFEMLVVDDDGRSKLAKDPSPSTVRNLLRNVRMSTLNDAAVRHVIAGKTDLSEVRRVLSNDAPARPAAKASA